The Desulforegulaceae bacterium genome includes a window with the following:
- a CDS encoding type II secretion system protein — MIKNIADKNGFTLVEIIAVLLIASFLTALAGLGIVQLTKSYLMAKESSSISSEADFALIRIRKSVRNLVDIESASDNELEIVRVNNENIRITEKFKKEDKSLNLWVDGENFGPLAQGFENFKFSYNSGKKGQGNWDISKDDKKDLESVTAEIEYLNPFNTNLKFKDTILPRNTFYGSGLDEFTPSTPGDDEPDPPPGGGDDPTPGNPSCFISAGEFEKALSLIKNIKTNFLSNENFSTLILKKYSLICFFIFGIFLVMGKFIISFLNKKRKFSFANNKGSILIAIIATIAVAGILGAGAIAFLTSGESQNVSRLFGQRAYYNAESGFRYALSAIMEEKDNDTAFAENIINKGKLFKTGDSEGFYLDFQSYYFRPSSGVLVSVGNPPDSIKAGINISQGKFELKVKDKSKREIYSVKDINYDSGKITANDFPKNMDKDENAFIVISADEDKIVSEGGEIKIKGELKAFIPPFNGVVAINGHTLMYERFEGDTLKGLKALPLSGSQFPGSGVEINDDTDIVFRRYVKIVSTGVAGEGSFKEARVVLSRNQPLYSKDDFAILSEVFDGLKEYEKSQSVIGGHKLDKDTGILKVTETKGAPPKGKESLFEYNWSEEEKSFLEKMWKKSGNTLSYEGQVKIKFTEDEDDLTGEANYPGNYMPGISFRLRGESDYYGISFMRGVTGKTKGEDNDDIPDEFFYLDKKDKKNHQLTAGCVDPIYNMVSWDEDPPLDGIPYLVFWQKEGKKFDWLSYMPLVSAELCIIYQYSQSSEKVMFDRTVFLDFELEAGDYADFGSVTWLVSGGVYLKEVQVPEGFEVTLYTKQNFKGEAVSFTQTTGFGLLGKFFASAKITYTGGSGYYDGELSDYTYDNSFLAWKLTDKFNILKTHTIDGQDNILGLPGEIKVKNPDGSEDLMENFAYIIVPTDLNDQEKKKNYNYRLYMKPWVTLGFKIMEQEGDFNCDGKNEKINKVTAFIGSEDGFLKDGKTKRKKYLNNSENSEDYSVKWPSSGNYFTNAQWEGLGVKKDSDEPDFPTKGGYRFKKDKSIWGNIVAKDKDLNNKIVFSQTFLTPDINDKKPEKYFDDNPEIGLHTLGIDASEKLPEDKRETIYFKDFYFRFLQEGGSSIDLPSIVTE, encoded by the coding sequence ATGATAAAAAATATTGCTGATAAAAACGGATTTACCCTGGTTGAGATTATTGCAGTTCTTCTTATAGCTTCCTTTTTAACTGCTTTGGCAGGGCTTGGAATAGTTCAGCTTACAAAAAGTTATCTTATGGCAAAAGAATCTTCTTCAATTTCAAGCGAAGCAGACTTTGCTCTTATAAGAATAAGAAAAAGTGTGAGAAATCTTGTGGATATAGAATCTGCTTCTGATAATGAGCTTGAAATTGTAAGGGTAAATAATGAAAATATAAGGATAACAGAAAAGTTTAAAAAAGAAGATAAGTCTTTAAATCTTTGGGTTGATGGTGAAAACTTCGGGCCTTTAGCTCAAGGTTTTGAAAATTTTAAGTTCAGTTACAATAGCGGGAAAAAAGGCCAAGGCAACTGGGATATTTCAAAAGATGATAAAAAAGACCTTGAATCAGTAACTGCAGAAATTGAATATTTAAACCCTTTTAATACAAATCTTAAATTTAAAGATACAATTCTTCCAAGAAACACTTTTTATGGTTCGGGGCTGGACGAATTTACTCCGTCAACTCCAGGTGATGATGAACCTGATCCACCCCCTGGAGGAGGGGATGATCCCACCCCGGGAAATCCTTCTTGTTTTATATCAGCAGGAGAGTTTGAAAAAGCTTTAAGCTTAATTAAGAATATAAAAACAAATTTTTTATCCAATGAAAATTTTTCAACTTTAATTTTAAAAAAATATTCTTTGATTTGTTTTTTCATTTTTGGAATTTTTTTGGTTATGGGAAAATTTATAATCAGTTTTTTAAATAAGAAAAGAAAATTTTCTTTTGCTAATAATAAGGGCAGTATTTTAATTGCAATTATAGCTACAATTGCTGTTGCAGGTATTCTTGGAGCCGGAGCCATTGCTTTTTTAACTTCAGGAGAAAGCCAGAATGTGTCCAGGCTTTTTGGCCAAAGGGCATATTATAATGCTGAGTCAGGTTTTAGATATGCTTTATCTGCTATTATGGAAGAAAAAGATAATGACACTGCTTTTGCAGAAAATATAATAAATAAAGGCAAGCTTTTTAAAACCGGTGATTCAGAAGGGTTTTATCTTGATTTTCAATCCTATTATTTCAGGCCTTCTTCAGGTGTACTTGTATCTGTTGGAAATCCTCCTGATTCAATAAAAGCAGGTATAAACATTTCACAAGGGAAGTTTGAGCTTAAAGTCAAAGATAAGTCAAAAAGGGAAATTTATTCTGTTAAAGATATTAATTATGATTCAGGAAAAATCACAGCTAATGATTTTCCAAAAAATATGGATAAAGATGAAAATGCTTTTATTGTAATAAGTGCAGACGAAGACAAAATTGTTAGTGAAGGCGGTGAGATTAAAATCAAGGGAGAACTTAAAGCCTTTATTCCCCCTTTTAACGGAGTTGTGGCTATAAATGGACATACTCTCATGTATGAAAGGTTTGAGGGGGATACTCTCAAGGGTTTAAAGGCCTTGCCTTTATCAGGTAGTCAGTTCCCTGGTTCAGGGGTCGAAATTAATGATGATACTGATATTGTTTTCCGCAGATATGTAAAAATAGTTTCCACAGGGGTTGCTGGAGAAGGCAGTTTTAAAGAGGCAAGGGTTGTTCTTTCACGCAATCAGCCCCTTTATTCAAAAGACGATTTTGCAATTTTAAGTGAGGTTTTTGATGGACTGAAAGAATATGAAAAAAGTCAGAGTGTTATTGGAGGTCATAAGCTTGACAAAGATACAGGTATTTTAAAGGTTACTGAAACCAAAGGAGCTCCTCCAAAGGGAAAAGAAAGCCTTTTTGAATATAATTGGAGTGAAGAAGAAAAATCTTTTTTAGAAAAAATGTGGAAAAAATCAGGTAATACTCTTTCCTATGAAGGTCAGGTTAAAATTAAATTTACTGAAGATGAAGATGATCTCACTGGTGAAGCTAATTATCCCGGGAATTATATGCCGGGAATATCTTTCAGGCTTAGGGGAGAATCAGATTATTATGGAATTTCTTTTATGAGGGGTGTTACTGGAAAGACCAAAGGGGAGGATAACGATGATATTCCAGATGAGTTTTTTTATTTAGATAAAAAGGATAAAAAGAATCACCAACTAACAGCTGGTTGTGTTGATCCAATTTATAATATGGTAAGTTGGGATGAAGATCCTCCCCTTGATGGTATTCCCTATCTTGTTTTTTGGCAGAAAGAAGGAAAAAAGTTTGACTGGCTTTCTTATATGCCTCTTGTTAGTGCTGAACTGTGTATTATTTATCAGTATAGTCAAAGTAGTGAAAAAGTAATGTTTGATAGAACTGTATTTCTTGATTTTGAACTTGAGGCAGGAGATTATGCGGATTTTGGGTCTGTTACTTGGCTAGTTTCGGGAGGAGTATACTTGAAAGAAGTTCAAGTTCCTGAAGGTTTTGAAGTAACTCTTTATACTAAACAAAATTTTAAAGGCGAAGCTGTAAGCTTTACCCAGACTACAGGGTTTGGTTTGTTAGGAAAATTTTTTGCCTCAGCAAAAATTACTTATACCGGTGGTTCTGGCTATTATGATGGAGAATTGTCTGATTATACCTATGACAATTCATTCCTTGCATGGAAACTGACAGATAAATTTAATATTTTAAAAACACATACAATTGATGGTCAAGACAATATTTTAGGGCTTCCCGGAGAAATTAAAGTTAAAAATCCCGACGGGTCAGAAGATCTTATGGAAAATTTTGCTTATATTATTGTTCCAACAGATTTAAATGACCAGGAAAAAAAGAAAAACTATAATTACAGGCTTTATATGAAACCCTGGGTAACCCTGGGTTTTAAAATAATGGAACAAGAGGGTGATTTTAATTGTGATGGCAAGAATGAAAAAATAAATAAAGTCACTGCTTTTATAGGTTCAGAAGATGGTTTTTTAAAGGACGGAAAAACAAAGAGGAAAAAATATCTTAACAATTCAGAAAACTCAGAAGATTATTCAGTAAAATGGCCTTCCAGCGGAAATTATTTTACAAATGCTCAATGGGAAGGATTAGGTGTTAAAAAAGATTCAGATGAGCCTGATTTTCCAACAAAGGGAGGATATAGATTTAAAAAAGATAAGTCTATCTGGGGTAATATTGTTGCAAAAGATAAAGATTTAAATAATAAAATTGTTTTTAGTCAAACTTTTTTAACTCCTGATATTAATGACAAAAAACCTGAAAAATATTTTGATGATAACCCTGAAATCGGTCTTCATACCCTGGGAATTGATGCTTCAGAAAAGTTACCAGAAGATAAAAGAGAAACAATTTATTTTAAAGATTTTTACTTTCGCTTTCTTCAAGAAGGTGGAAGTTCAATTGATCTTCCCAGTATAGTAACAGAATAG
- a CDS encoding type II secretion system protein, whose translation MIKLSSKNGFTLIEIIVSLIVASILASILITLMQSVFSKTGQSLLETSAAHRVGVAMDRITAVYTDTGANSAAFLEKLSDETSNKNFKLIKTWYDSPPFNDEGVGSESGALFLKIEIIDNLSPSISLTSIFWLRK comes from the coding sequence ATGATAAAACTTTCTTCTAAAAACGGGTTTACCCTTATTGAAATAATTGTCTCTCTTATAGTAGCTTCAATTTTAGCCAGTATTCTCATCACTTTAATGCAGTCGGTTTTTTCCAAAACAGGACAATCTCTTCTGGAAACCTCTGCTGCTCATCGTGTGGGAGTGGCCATGGACAGAATTACAGCTGTTTATACAGATACTGGTGCAAATTCAGCAGCTTTTCTTGAAAAACTCAGTGATGAGACTTCCAATAAAAACTTTAAGCTTATAAAAACATGGTATGACTCCCCGCCTTTTAACGATGAAGGTGTTGGTTCGGAATCAGGAGCATTATTTTTAAAAATCGAGATTATTGATAATTTATCTCCTTCAATATCTTTAACCTCAATTTTTTGGCTTAGGAAATAA
- a CDS encoding prepilin-type N-terminal cleavage/methylation domain-containing protein — translation MNKNKGFTFIEVITVIVIIGIISAVAIAKSFNFQETANENSAVAKFKTHLVYARTNALNSDKKWGIGLEGNLGYYLFKIENNASKKQYLPGEENLVVKLSESGNLSISGHDIVFNSFGHPSLPSDSESTITGSEFTINFSLGNKSLKVHKSGYIK, via the coding sequence ATGAATAAAAATAAAGGGTTCACTTTTATAGAGGTAATTACAGTAATTGTTATTATTGGAATTATTTCTGCGGTTGCAATTGCAAAAAGTTTCAATTTTCAGGAAACAGCAAATGAAAATTCTGCTGTTGCAAAGTTTAAAACCCATCTTGTTTATGCACGTACAAACGCTCTTAATTCTGATAAAAAATGGGGAATAGGTTTAGAAGGTAATTTGGGTTATTATTTGTTTAAAATAGAAAATAATGCTTCTAAAAAACAATATCTCCCTGGTGAAGAAAATCTTGTTGTTAAACTTTCTGAATCTGGGAATTTAAGTATTTCAGGACACGATATTGTTTTTAATAGCTTTGGCCATCCTTCATTGCCTTCAGATTCTGAATCTACAATAACAGGTTCTGAATTTACAATAAATTTTTCTTTGGGAAATAAGTCTTTAAAAGTTCATAAATCAGGTTATATAAAATGA
- the cfa gene encoding cyclopropane fatty acyl phospholipid synthase: protein MSYKSLVLDLGKLAEVTIGDNPWDIKVHNEKFYKKFLSKGSLGLGEAYMEGWWDCQQLDEFFYRVIKAKVRNKIQRNIKLIASLLIAKIFNQQTFKKSKRVAKQHYDLDLELFKKMLGSTMSYTCGYWNKAKTLEEAQIAKFDLICKKLDLKENEKVLDMGSGFGGLSKYMAEKYKCRVTGVNISESHHNYAKNLCGNKVNFCLCDYRYPEKYLQPGEKFDKIVSVGMFEAIGPKNFKIFFKIMQTILKDEGLFLLHTIGAPKDQRRGDPWILKYIFPGGVIPKAGEITKNTDELFVLEDWHNFGFDYYKTLKAWFNNFDKYWTEVKQKNKDNELYRMWKYYLLMCAGIFKARKTSLWQIVFSKGGIPGGYASIR from the coding sequence ATGAGTTACAAATCTCTTGTCCTCGATCTTGGAAAACTGGCCGAAGTTACTATAGGCGATAACCCATGGGATATCAAAGTTCACAATGAAAAATTCTATAAAAAGTTTCTATCCAAAGGTTCTCTAGGGCTTGGAGAAGCATATATGGAAGGCTGGTGGGATTGTCAACAGCTTGATGAGTTTTTCTACAGGGTTATAAAAGCAAAGGTCAGAAACAAAATCCAAAGAAACATAAAATTAATAGCCAGTCTTTTAATTGCCAAAATTTTTAACCAGCAAACCTTTAAAAAATCAAAAAGAGTGGCAAAACAGCATTATGATCTTGATCTTGAGTTATTCAAAAAAATGCTTGGCAGCACAATGAGCTATACCTGCGGCTATTGGAATAAAGCAAAAACCCTTGAAGAGGCACAAATTGCCAAATTTGACTTAATCTGCAAAAAACTTGATTTAAAAGAAAACGAAAAAGTTCTTGATATGGGAAGCGGATTTGGAGGACTTTCAAAATACATGGCAGAAAAATACAAATGCAGGGTCACAGGTGTAAATATATCTGAGTCACATCATAATTATGCAAAAAACCTTTGCGGAAACAAAGTAAATTTTTGTTTGTGCGATTATAGATACCCGGAAAAATACCTTCAGCCAGGAGAAAAATTTGACAAAATTGTATCTGTTGGAATGTTTGAAGCAATAGGCCCAAAAAATTTTAAAATTTTTTTTAAAATCATGCAAACTATACTAAAAGATGAGGGTTTGTTCCTTCTTCATACAATTGGAGCCCCAAAGGATCAAAGAAGAGGCGATCCATGGATTCTCAAATATATTTTCCCAGGAGGAGTTATTCCAAAAGCAGGTGAAATTACAAAGAACACAGATGAACTTTTTGTTCTTGAAGATTGGCATAATTTTGGATTTGACTATTACAAAACTTTAAAAGCCTGGTTTAACAACTTTGATAAGTACTGGACTGAAGTAAAACAAAAAAACAAAGATAATGAATTATACAGAATGTGGAAATACTATCTTCTCATGTGTGCCGGGATATTCAAAGCAAGGAAGACTTCTCTTTGGCAGATTGTTTTTTCAAAAGGAGGAATTCCTGGTGGTTATGCTTCGATACGCTGA
- a CDS encoding DUF3141 domain-containing protein, whose translation MTNQISFDMFSLKDQLETLSSFHPFYEYTIDRLQRVSIIGNLLRRQSSLFFKDIEKGQPPVISFNYEIIMDARKFDKPVNYALTKIIERRSDEKRRKEEKEKKERDLRTLADRRNVEITPLAASDETKIRPIIIIDPRSGGGPGIAGSKKNSEIGMALQAGHPVYYIIFFPEPEKGQTLEDVKNAEIKFIEEVIRLHPNAPRPSVIGNSQAGWALAMLGAEEPDLMGPLILNGSPISYWAGVEGKHVMRYRTGIMGGCWYVSFLSDLGNGYFDGAHLISGYEAVDPANTFFRHPYRLFSNADKGHGNYLNFERWWNSYYMMTEEEVNFIINKLFIENSLEKGELGFKDGKKIDLKDLRDPLVLFSSDADNITPPQQALNWIVKVWGSVDEIKKENQVIVYLLHDNIRHMGIFVSDRIAIKEHKGIIESVDKLGYLSPGLYEMIIEKSDPRYSEKEYDIRFEERTFEDIKDLGDSGDDDELSFYPVVSVSWWNDRLYIRTLRPLVRAMVNKWNAPFIKMNHPQRIVRYVFSDINPLMYLFKVTGKLSHRNRVQATRENPFVICEEKLADFIGDCLDFQRDLRDKYQEQLFRQIYGNPFVRAMFPSTSDEKIKKETSSFQSADRFKKYRGGFEEAVIRMMVAVALVDKSFSEYEINAIIAAANTHPKLKIIDDKKIKTIIHQQSSVLNQDFKGGIESLEYLIKNQEERLEAVEMMKKVAASDFDTSSEEDKLIIEVMEIFDII comes from the coding sequence ATGACCAACCAAATTTCATTTGATATGTTTTCATTAAAAGACCAGCTTGAAACCTTGAGTTCTTTTCATCCTTTTTATGAATACACCATAGATAGGTTGCAAAGGGTTTCTATTATAGGCAATCTTTTGAGAAGACAAAGTTCTTTGTTTTTTAAGGATATTGAAAAAGGGCAGCCCCCTGTTATTTCATTTAATTACGAGATAATTATGGATGCCCGTAAATTTGACAAGCCTGTTAATTATGCTCTTACAAAAATTATTGAAAGAAGGAGCGATGAAAAAAGAAGAAAAGAAGAAAAAGAGAAAAAAGAAAGGGATTTAAGAACTCTTGCTGATAGAAGAAATGTTGAAATTACTCCCCTTGCAGCATCTGATGAAACCAAGATCAGGCCCATTATAATTATTGATCCAAGGTCTGGGGGAGGGCCTGGAATAGCAGGTTCAAAAAAGAATTCAGAAATTGGGATGGCTCTTCAGGCGGGGCATCCTGTTTATTATATTATATTTTTTCCTGAGCCCGAAAAGGGTCAAACCCTTGAAGATGTAAAAAATGCAGAAATTAAATTTATTGAAGAAGTTATCCGGCTTCATCCTAATGCCCCAAGACCCTCTGTAATAGGAAACTCCCAGGCGGGATGGGCACTTGCAATGCTTGGAGCCGAAGAACCAGATCTCATGGGTCCTCTTATTTTAAATGGCTCTCCAATTTCTTATTGGGCCGGAGTTGAGGGAAAGCATGTAATGAGATACAGAACCGGAATTATGGGTGGATGCTGGTATGTGTCTTTTTTAAGCGATTTGGGAAATGGATATTTTGACGGAGCACATCTTATTTCAGGTTATGAGGCCGTAGATCCTGCAAATACGTTTTTTAGGCATCCTTACAGGCTTTTTTCCAATGCTGACAAGGGACACGGTAATTATTTGAATTTTGAAAGATGGTGGAATAGTTATTATATGATGACTGAGGAGGAAGTGAACTTCATAATCAACAAACTTTTTATTGAAAACAGTCTTGAAAAGGGCGAGCTGGGATTTAAAGACGGTAAAAAAATTGACTTAAAGGATTTAAGAGATCCTCTTGTGCTTTTTTCCTCAGATGCAGACAATATAACTCCTCCCCAGCAGGCATTGAACTGGATAGTAAAAGTCTGGGGATCTGTTGATGAAATTAAAAAAGAAAATCAGGTAATTGTTTATCTTCTTCACGATAATATAAGGCATATGGGAATTTTTGTATCTGATAGAATTGCAATAAAGGAGCACAAGGGAATAATAGAAAGTGTTGATAAACTTGGTTATCTTTCCCCGGGTCTTTATGAAATGATTATTGAAAAAAGCGACCCAAGATACAGTGAAAAAGAATATGATATAAGGTTTGAGGAAAGAACTTTTGAAGATATAAAAGATCTTGGTGATTCAGGCGATGATGATGAGTTGAGTTTTTATCCTGTTGTTTCAGTATCCTGGTGGAATGACAGGCTTTATATCAGAACTTTAAGACCTTTGGTCAGAGCTATGGTAAACAAATGGAACGCTCCTTTTATAAAAATGAATCACCCACAAAGAATTGTAAGATATGTTTTTTCTGATATCAATCCTTTGATGTATTTGTTTAAAGTAACTGGAAAACTCTCACACAGAAACAGGGTTCAAGCTACAAGGGAAAATCCTTTTGTAATCTGTGAGGAAAAACTTGCCGATTTTATTGGTGACTGCCTTGATTTCCAAAGAGACTTAAGAGACAAGTATCAGGAACAACTTTTTAGGCAAATTTATGGAAATCCCTTTGTAAGAGCAATGTTTCCTTCAACTTCAGATGAAAAAATTAAAAAAGAAACTTCCTCTTTTCAGTCTGCTGATAGATTTAAAAAGTACAGGGGAGGTTTTGAAGAGGCTGTTATAAGAATGATGGTTGCAGTTGCACTGGTTGATAAGTCGTTTAGTGAATATGAAATCAATGCCATAATTGCTGCTGCCAACACCCATCCTAAACTTAAAATTATTGACGATAAAAAAATAAAAACTATTATTCATCAGCAGTCTTCAGTTTTAAATCAGGATTTTAAAGGGGGAATTGAAAGCCTTGAATATCTTATCAAAAACCAAGAGGAAAGGCTTGAAGCTGTTGAAATGATGAAAAAAGTAGCTGCTTCTGATTTTGACACTTCTTCTGAAGAAGATAAATTGATAATTGAAGTGATGGAAATTTTTGATATTATATAA
- a CDS encoding NAD(+)/NADH kinase: MRAGIVVKESDLKVKKTSKDFGAWLETKGVEVIFREKKDHLSPPNPFTAPKNLDIIFVLGGDGTFLSAARWVGKSEIPLMGIKFGEVGFLAETEGSMLYEAVEKVINKNFSVEKRMRFQVELIRENQVVFSQLALNEAVIGKSGPAGLSRIDIEIDSHHVTRYSGDGLIISTPTGSTAYSLASGGPVVHPVIEAMLLVPICPFTLTNRPLIISDKSTICARLSPKSASPLKLSVDGQKEAELFHGDWVIIKKSSPVHLVTLPDQSYFDILKTRLKWSGERI; the protein is encoded by the coding sequence ATGCGAGCTGGAATTGTTGTTAAAGAAAGTGATTTAAAAGTTAAAAAAACTTCTAAAGATTTCGGAGCCTGGCTTGAAACAAAAGGTGTGGAGGTTATTTTTAGAGAAAAAAAAGATCATTTAAGCCCTCCAAATCCTTTTACTGCACCCAAAAATTTGGATATTATTTTTGTTTTAGGGGGAGACGGAACCTTTCTTTCAGCAGCAAGATGGGTTGGAAAAAGTGAAATTCCTTTAATGGGTATAAAATTTGGAGAAGTAGGGTTTCTTGCAGAAACAGAAGGCTCAATGCTTTATGAAGCCGTTGAAAAAGTTATAAACAAAAACTTCTCTGTTGAAAAAAGAATGAGATTCCAGGTTGAATTAATAAGAGAAAACCAGGTTGTTTTTTCCCAGCTTGCATTGAATGAAGCAGTAATAGGCAAGTCAGGGCCGGCAGGGCTTTCAAGAATTGATATTGAAATTGACAGCCACCATGTAACCAGATATTCGGGAGACGGACTTATAATATCCACTCCTACAGGATCTACGGCATATTCCCTTGCTTCAGGAGGGCCTGTGGTCCATCCTGTTATTGAAGCAATGCTTCTTGTTCCCATTTGCCCGTTTACTTTGACCAACAGACCGCTTATAATATCTGACAAAAGTACAATTTGTGCAAGACTTTCGCCAAAGTCTGCTTCTCCTCTTAAGCTCAGTGTTGATGGACAAAAGGAGGCCGAGCTGTTTCACGGAGACTGGGTGATAATAAAAAAGTCCAGTCCCGTTCACCTTGTAACCCTGCCAGACCAGTCTTATTTTGATATACTTAAGACCCGGTTGAAATGGAGTGGAGAGAGAATATGA